One genomic segment of Ricinus communis isolate WT05 ecotype wild-type chromosome 3, ASM1957865v1, whole genome shotgun sequence includes these proteins:
- the LOC8262840 gene encoding uncharacterized protein LOC8262840 has protein sequence MAPMLPKSVAIRSEFSRGYAYYMAENEAVRGFIRCEGENILNPYVKIEVETAQIDSKFVHLRFSHTNKYWGRSGPGFTQDDYWVSATSDQPEEDTSKWSCTLFEPIFDHGFLFLRHVQTGGRVRTDGPIGATGPVSRLLLYFRNYDNVPYLDFTFFDLGTLCILPKRVAFRGYNDMYLKAEWIERHEYLQFSSDDVNEKAAGYEITMMPDGHVRLRSNFFNKFWRRSPNWIWADSTDTVGSDRDTLFWPVKVNDDTIALRNAGNNRFCSSLTAERKTDCLNAAVATITREARLQVEELVFERSIFNVRFLMEYARIFDERATVAGWGSAENQSEEAATLSITVGYEDTTSFTFSNSLAITAGVTVGITTGLPRIAEGKIEISTEVTNTLEWNRTTSETRTASATYLANVPARSRIRIDYVATRGTCNIPFSYTQRDRLSHDGSFATTQHVDGVYTGVNYYSFHFEQPQIVPL, from the coding sequence ATGGCGCCTATGCTTCCAAAATCCGTGGCGATCAGATCAGAATTCTCCAGAGGTTACGCATATTACATGGCTGAAAACGAGGCAGTACGTGGTTTTATACGTTGTGAAGGAGAGAATATTTTGAACCCATACGTGAAGATTGAGGTTGAGACGGCACAAATTGATAGCAAGTTTGTTCACCTCCGATTTTCTCATACCAACAAATACTGGGGGCGAAGTGGTCCAGGTTTTACCCAAGATGACTATTGGGTTTCTGCTACCTCCGATCAGCCAGAGGAAGATACATCCAAATGGTCATGTACGTTGTTTGAGCCAATTTTTGATCACGGATTCCTCTTCTTGCGCCACGTTCAAACGGGAGGGCGTGTGCGAACAGATGGTCCTATTGGTGCCACAGGGCCGGTATCCCGTCTTCTGTTATATTTTCGTAACTATGATAATGTTCCCTATTTGGATTTCACTTTTTTCGATTTGGGAACATTATGCATACTGCCGAAGCGTGTAGCATTCAGAGGGTACAATGACATGTACCTCAAAGCTGAGTGGATCGAGCGCCACGAATACTTGCAGTTCTCGTCGGATGATGTTAATGAGAAAGCAGCGGGCTACGAGATCACAATGATGCCGGATGGACATGTTCGCCTAAGGTCTAATTTCTTTAACAAGTTTTGGAGGCGCAGTCCGAATTGGATATGGGCAGATTCAACTGATACTGTTGGGAGTGATAGGGACACTTTGTTCTGGCCGGTCAAAGTGAACGACGACACCATCGCTCTTCGCAATGCGGGTAACAACAGATTCTGTAGCAGTCTTACCGCCGAGAGAAAGACAGATTGTCTTAATGCTGCGGTTGCCACCATCACCAGAGAAGCAAGATTGCAAGTGGAAGAACTTGTTTTTGAAAGAAGTATCTTCAATGTTAGATTTCTCATGGAGTATGCTCGGATATTTGATGAGAGAGCTACAGTAGCAGGCTGGGGTTCTGCTGAAAATCAGTCAGAAGAAGCTGCTACTTTAAGTATCACGGTTGGATATGAAGATACTACATCTTTTACTTTCAGCAACAGTTTAGCTATAACGGCAGGGGTCACAGTGGGCATCACAACTGGATTACCACGCATTGCGGAAGgaaagattgagatttctacTGAGGTAACTAATACGTTAGAGTGGAACAGAACCACCTCGGAAACAAGAACCGCATCAGCGACATATCTAGCTAATGTGCCGGCTAGGAGTAGGATTAGAATTGATTATGTAGCAACACGTGGCACGTGCAATATTCCCTTCTCCTACACACAGCGAGACAGGCTTTCTCATGATGGAAGTTTTGCTACTACTCAACATGTCGATGGTGTTTATACTGGTGTCAATTATTACAGCTTCCACTTCGAGCAGCCTCAGATAGTACCACTCTGA